A part of Maniola hyperantus chromosome 14, iAphHyp1.2, whole genome shotgun sequence genomic DNA contains:
- the Sf3b3 gene encoding splicing factor 3B subunit 3 isoform X3 translates to MYLYNLTLQGSTAITHAVHGNFSGTKQQEIIISRGKTLELLRPDPNTGKVHTLMKIEIFGIIRSMMSFRLTGGTKDYLVVGSDSGRIVILEYIPAKNILEKVHQETFGKSGCRRIVPGQYLAIDPKGRAVMIGAIEKQKLVYILNRDAEARLTISSPLEAHKSNTLVYHMVGVDVGFENPMFACLEIDYEEADADPSGEAAQKTQQTLTFYELDLGLNHVVRKYSEPLEEHANFLITVPGGNDGPSGVLICSENYLTYKNLGDQHDIRCPIPRRRNDLDDPERGMIFVCSATHKTKSMFFFLAQTEQGDIFKITIETDEDMVTEIKLKYFDTVPVATAMCVLKTGFLFVACEFGNHYLYQIAHLGDEDDEPEFSSAMPLEEGDTFFFAPRPLRNLVLVDELDSLSPILACHVADLTGEDTPQVYLACGRGPRSSLRALRHGLEVAEMAVSELPGSPNAVWTVRRHKDESSFGR, encoded by the exons ATGTATTTGTATAACCTAACACTGCAAGGGTCTACGGCCATCACGCACGCCGTCCACGGTAATTTCTCCGGCACGAAGCAGCAGGAGATTATAATATCACGTGGCAAAACATTAGAGCTGCTTCGACCGGATCCCAACACTGGAAAAGTTCACACGctgatgaaaattgaaatattcgGCATTATCCGATCGATGATGTCATTTCGTCTCACTGGAGGTACAAAag ATTATTTAGTGGTTGGGTCTGATTCTGGTCGCATTGTTATATTGGAGTACATTCCAGCCAAGAATATCCTAGAGAAAGTGCATCAAGAAACTTTTGGCAAGTCTGGCTGTCGTAGAATAGTGCCAGGACAGTACCTGGCTATAGACCCTAAGGGCAGAGCTGTTATGATTG GTGCCATCGAGAAGCAGAAATTGGTGTACATTTTGAACAGAGATGCAGAAGCCAGACTGACAATTTCCTCTCCGCTGGAGGCGCACAAGTCTAACACTTTGGTTTACCACATGGTTGGTGTGGATGTTGGCTTTGAGAACCCCATGTTTGCATGTTTGGAGATTGACTATGAAGAAGCTGACGCTGATCCTTCAG GTGAAGCTGCTCAAAAGACACAACAGACCTTAACTTTTTATGAATTAGATTTGGGTCTCAACCATGTGGTCAGAAAGTATTCTGAACCTCTCGAGGAACACGCCAACTTCCTAATAACAGTCCCCGGGGGTAACGATGGACCTTCTGGGGTACTTATCTGTTCTGAGAACTACCTCACATACAAGAATTTGGGGGACCAGCACGATATCCGTTGCCCCATACCTAGGAGGCGGAATGACTTGGACGACCCTGAAAGAGGCATGATCTTTGTCTGCTCTGCAACGCACAAGACCAAGTCAATGTTCTTCTTCTTGGCCCAAACAGAACAGGGAGACATATTCAAGATAACAATTGAGACTGACGAGGACATGGTCACAGAAATCAAGCTCAAATACTTTGACACTGTGCCTGTCGCCACTGCAATGTGCGTTTTGAAAACTGGTTTCCTGTTTGTAGCCTGCGAATTTGGCAACCA TTACTTGTATCAAATTGCCCACTTGGGTGATGAAGATGACGAGCCAGAGTTCAGCTCAGCCATGCCACTGGAAGAGGGTGACACATTCTTCTTTGCTCCACGCCCGCTGAGAAATTTAGTGCTGGTTGATGAATTGGATTCCCTTTCACCCatattag CTTGCCACGTAGCTGATTTGACAGGTGAAGACACACCACAAGTATACCTAGCTTGTGGCAGAGGGCCTAGGTCATCGTTAAGGGCCTTGAGACATGGTCTGGAAGTAGCGGAAATGGCCGTTTCGGAACTGCCTGGCTCGCCTAACGCTGTGTGGACTGTTAGGCGACACAAAGATG AATCCTCTTTCGGGCGATGA